In Sedimentibacter sp. MB31-C6, one genomic interval encodes:
- a CDS encoding flagellar FlbD family protein — translation MVEVIGLNGEEFVINANLIETIEFIPETKITLTTGKYFLVRDPKEEIIDKIIEYNQKIFRGNNL, via the coding sequence ATGGTAGAAGTAATTGGTTTAAATGGTGAAGAATTTGTCATAAATGCAAATTTAATAGAGACAATTGAATTTATACCAGAGACAAAAATAACATTAACGACAGGTAAGTATTTTTTAGTAAGAGACCCTAAAGAAGAGATTATAGATAAGATAATAGAATATAATCAAAAAATTTTTAGAGGCAATAATTTATAA
- a CDS encoding flagellar hook-basal body complex protein: MMKALYSGVSGMRSHQTKMDVIGNNIANVNTNGYKAQRTTFRDIYYQTMSTPTAPSDDGTIVRGGTNSSQVGYGAQVGSIDTIHTLSGYAPTNKSTDLYINGEGYFMVEDASGVPFYTRYGAFNFDSAGNMVDSNGNKVLGLNMDDVDSGVTDGEMSNVEAIVIDEYDRYKNITINADGTISAYDMDATDPDDTVVTIGQVAVAYVPNQNALVLEGNSYYSAGNNTGDITFHEPGLVGTGAIVTGGLEMSNVDLANEFSDMIVTQRGFQANTKIISVVDQMLEELVNLKR, from the coding sequence ATGATGAAAGCACTTTATTCTGGTGTATCAGGAATGAGAAGTCACCAGACAAAAATGGATGTAATAGGTAACAATATAGCAAATGTAAATACAAATGGATATAAAGCACAAAGAACAACATTTAGAGATATATACTATCAAACAATGAGTACTCCAACAGCACCAAGTGATGATGGTACTATTGTTAGGGGAGGTACAAACTCTTCGCAAGTTGGTTATGGAGCTCAGGTAGGTTCTATAGATACAATTCATACATTGTCTGGGTATGCACCTACAAATAAATCAACAGATTTATATATTAATGGCGAAGGATACTTTATGGTTGAAGATGCTAGTGGTGTTCCATTTTATACTCGTTATGGTGCATTTAACTTTGACTCTGCTGGTAATATGGTTGATTCTAACGGTAATAAAGTATTAGGTTTAAATATGGATGATGTGGATTCAGGTGTTACTGATGGCGAAATGTCTAATGTTGAAGCAATTGTAATAGACGAATATGATAGATATAAAAATATAACAATAAATGCAGATGGTACAATTAGTGCATATGACATGGATGCAACTGATCCAGATGATACTGTCGTAACAATTGGACAAGTTGCTGTTGCATATGTACCAAATCAAAATGCTTTAGTTCTTGAAGGTAATTCATATTATTCAGCTGGAAACAACACAGGAGATATAACATTTCATGAACCAGGATTAGTAGGAACTGGCGCTATAGTTACAGGTGGTTTAGAAATGTCTAATGTTGACTTAGCAAATGAATTTTCTGATATGATTGTTACTCAAAGAGGTTTCCAAGCTAATACAAAGATTATCTCTGTAGTAGATCAAATGTTAGAGGAACTAGTTAATCTTAAAAGATAG
- the fliP gene encoding flagellar type III secretion system pore protein FliP (The bacterial flagellar biogenesis protein FliP forms a type III secretion system (T3SS)-type pore required for flagellar assembly.): protein MIVKRRQILKIVLTIILLLNINKSTAYSSVLNMDINGSAVDTIEILVLLTVVTLLPSILIMMTSFTRIIMVLSFFKNAIGLQQTPPNQVLIGIALFLTLFVMSPVIEEVNTVAYEPYKNEEITLDEFYVAASGPIKEFMLKQTGKNEMKMFMDMSRDEEIIGAEDVGGLPLTVIIPAFITSELKRAFIIGFLLYIPFLIIDMIVASVLMSMGMMMLPPVMISMPFKLLLFIVVDGWSLLFKTLITTFNF from the coding sequence ATGATTGTGAAAAGAAGACAAATTTTAAAAATTGTATTAACTATAATTTTATTATTAAATATTAATAAATCAACTGCCTATAGTAGTGTTCTAAATATGGATATTAATGGGAGTGCTGTGGATACGATTGAAATATTAGTTCTGTTAACGGTAGTTACATTATTACCATCAATTTTGATAATGATGACATCATTCACTAGAATAATAATGGTTTTGTCTTTTTTTAAAAATGCAATTGGGTTGCAACAAACACCGCCGAATCAAGTATTAATTGGTATAGCTTTGTTTCTCACTTTATTTGTTATGTCTCCTGTAATAGAAGAAGTTAATACGGTAGCATATGAACCATATAAAAATGAAGAAATAACTTTGGATGAATTTTATGTTGCTGCATCTGGACCTATAAAAGAATTTATGCTTAAGCAAACTGGTAAGAATGAAATGAAAATGTTTATGGATATGTCAAGGGATGAAGAAATAATAGGTGCTGAAGATGTTGGTGGTTTGCCATTAACTGTTATAATTCCAGCATTTATAACAAGTGAATTAAAAAGAGCATTTATTATTGGATTTTTATTATATATTCCATTTCTAATAATAGATATGATAGTTGCAAGTGTGCTCATGTCAATGGGAATGATGATGTTACCACCTGTTATGATATCTATGCCATTTAAACTTTTATTATTTATTGTTGTTGATGGTTGGTCTCTATTATTTAAGACTTTAATAACAACCTTTAACTTTTAG
- the fliY gene encoding flagellar motor switch phosphatase FliY: MTNEVIFSDMERDVIGEVMNISLGSSATSLSTLLGKRVEITVPKVKVVKAFEFNFEGMEPAIGVEISYVEGLDGVNLMILKRMDAKAIVEILMGLTISDDEFEMDEINTSAICEVMNQMMGSAATALSDFLGKSINISTPIAAEIDDKAEFKNKYFNEEDILVAVSFSLFIEDAVKSEFVNVMPISLAREIVSIFLKGTDAIGEEDESSEEELQIDLSNIEDEAVEDEIIDNSNNDIINHEEEVNENIENKTAVRRNRNSLNIKQRKKESVPINIKPMEYESFDDFEEENLSEEQFSNLELIMSVPLDISVEIGKTKRQIKDILEFSQGTIVELDKQAGALVDIIVNGQLIAKGEVVVVNDNFGVRISEIIKKDEIIRLTL; the protein is encoded by the coding sequence ATGACAAATGAAGTTATTTTTTCAGATATGGAAAGAGATGTAATAGGAGAAGTTATGAATATTAGTTTAGGCTCTTCTGCTACATCGCTATCTACATTGTTAGGTAAAAGAGTAGAGATTACTGTACCAAAAGTAAAAGTAGTCAAGGCATTTGAATTTAATTTTGAAGGCATGGAACCAGCTATTGGAGTGGAAATTAGTTATGTTGAAGGGCTAGATGGCGTAAACTTAATGATTTTAAAGCGTATGGATGCTAAGGCAATAGTGGAAATTTTGATGGGACTCACTATCTCAGATGATGAATTTGAAATGGACGAAATAAATACTAGTGCAATTTGTGAAGTGATGAACCAAATGATGGGGTCAGCAGCTACGGCGCTTTCTGATTTTTTAGGTAAATCAATAAACATATCGACTCCTATAGCAGCTGAAATTGACGATAAGGCAGAGTTTAAAAACAAATATTTTAATGAAGAAGATATTTTAGTTGCTGTAAGTTTTAGTTTATTTATAGAAGATGCTGTCAAAAGTGAATTTGTAAATGTTATGCCAATTTCTCTTGCAAGAGAGATAGTATCAATATTTTTAAAGGGAACAGATGCTATTGGAGAAGAAGATGAATCTTCTGAAGAAGAATTACAAATTGATTTAAGTAATATAGAAGATGAAGCTGTAGAAGATGAAATTATAGATAATTCAAATAATGATATTATCAATCATGAGGAGGAGGTTAATGAAAACATTGAAAATAAAACAGCTGTACGAAGAAATAGAAACAGCTTAAACATAAAACAAAGGAAAAAGGAAAGTGTTCCAATTAATATTAAACCAATGGAGTATGAAAGTTTTGATGATTTTGAAGAAGAAAATTTGTCAGAGGAACAATTTTCAAATTTAGAATTAATAATGTCTGTACCATTAGATATTAGCGTTGAAATTGGAAAAACAAAAAGACAAATAAAAGATATTCTTGAATTTTCACAGGGGACTATAGTAGAACTTGATAAACAGGCTGGTGCTTTAGTAGACATTATAGTTAATGGTCAGCTAATAGCAAAAGGTGAAGTAGTAGTTGTTAATGATAACTTTGGTGTAAGAATATCTGAAATAATAAAAAAAGATGAAATTATTAGATTAACATTATAA
- a CDS encoding response regulator — MEGKILIVDDAAFMRMMLRDTLKKNGYENILEAADGEIAVQTYKQEKPVLVILDITMPNKNGLEALKEIKEFDPNARVVMCSAMGQESMVVDAIKSGAKDFIVKPFKSDRVLKTVESIINQ; from the coding sequence ATGGAAGGTAAAATATTAATAGTAGATGATGCTGCATTTATGAGAATGATGTTAAGGGATACACTTAAAAAAAATGGATATGAAAATATTTTAGAGGCAGCAGACGGTGAAATTGCAGTACAAACATATAAACAAGAAAAACCAGTATTAGTTATTTTGGATATAACAATGCCAAATAAAAATGGTTTAGAAGCATTAAAGGAAATTAAAGAATTTGATCCTAATGCAAGAGTGGTTATGTGTTCTGCTATGGGACAAGAATCAATGGTGGTTGATGCTATAAAAAGTGGTGCAAAAGATTTTATTGTTAAACCATTTAAATCAGATAGGGTTTTGAAAACAGTAGAAAGCATAATTAACCAATAG
- a CDS encoding TIGR02530 family flagellar biosynthesis protein yields MTDINFIRNLSNINNNLQSNPSVKSVEKNNSTFKDILNNKVNEVNEVSFSKHANSRIEERNIDIDEDVSSKLSEAVGQAKDKGLKNVLVMIDNAAFIVSTINNKVITAVNSNELKENIFTNIDGAVIK; encoded by the coding sequence ATGACTGATATAAATTTTATCAGAAATTTAAGCAACATAAACAATAATCTTCAAAGTAATCCATCTGTAAAAAGTGTAGAAAAAAACAATTCAACATTTAAAGATATATTAAACAATAAGGTTAATGAAGTTAACGAAGTGTCTTTTTCTAAACATGCAAATAGTAGAATAGAAGAGAGAAATATAGATATTGATGAAGATGTTTCAAGTAAGTTAAGTGAGGCTGTTGGACAAGCAAAAGATAAAGGCTTAAAAAATGTATTGGTGATGATAGACAATGCAGCATTTATTGTAAGTACAATAAATAACAAAGTTATAACGGCTGTAAATAGTAATGAATTAAAAGAAAATATTTTTACAAATATCGATGGAGCTGTAATAAAATAG
- the fliI gene encoding flagellar protein export ATPase FliI, which yields MNFNRLHETIVKEDLCTYIGKVKRISGMMIEATGTNYKIGEVCEINTDKDKKVDAEVVGFNDGRVLLMPYEDIKGIGLGNTVISTKHKLKIPVGDFLIGRIVDAKGQPMDGGEEFCCNEYCYVENEYINPLSRPRIDSSLSFGVKAIDGLLTIGKGQRMGIFSGSGVGKSTLLGMVAKNVKADINVIALVGERGREVREFIDKDLGEEGLKRSILVVATSDQPAMLRVKCALVATTIAEYFKDKGKDVLLMMDSLTRFAMAQREIGLATGEPPVSRGYTPSIYAELPKLLERSGKFNNGSITGIYTVLVEGDDTNEPISDTVRGIVDGHIVLTRKLANSNHYPAIDINSSISRLMNDIVSEEQNDNAKKLRDILSVYYANYDLISIGAYKKGTNLKLDEAITKIDQVNSFLKQGVNEKYTYEEVLKLMEEI from the coding sequence GTGAATTTTAATAGGCTTCATGAAACAATTGTAAAAGAAGACTTATGTACTTATATAGGCAAAGTTAAAAGAATATCAGGTATGATGATTGAAGCAACAGGAACAAATTATAAAATTGGAGAAGTTTGTGAAATAAACACTGATAAAGATAAAAAAGTTGATGCAGAAGTTGTTGGTTTCAATGATGGAAGAGTATTACTGATGCCTTATGAAGATATAAAAGGAATAGGTCTTGGAAACACAGTTATTTCAACAAAACATAAATTAAAAATACCAGTTGGAGATTTTCTTATTGGCAGAATAGTTGATGCTAAGGGACAACCTATGGATGGCGGCGAAGAATTTTGTTGTAATGAATATTGTTATGTTGAAAATGAATATATTAATCCATTGTCGAGACCAAGAATAGACAGTAGTTTAAGCTTTGGAGTTAAAGCTATAGATGGTCTTTTAACTATTGGTAAAGGCCAACGTATGGGTATATTTTCAGGTAGCGGTGTTGGGAAAAGCACATTATTAGGAATGGTAGCAAAAAATGTTAAAGCAGATATAAATGTTATTGCGTTAGTTGGAGAAAGAGGAAGAGAAGTAAGAGAGTTTATTGATAAAGATTTAGGTGAAGAAGGATTAAAAAGATCCATACTAGTTGTTGCTACGTCAGACCAACCAGCTATGCTTAGAGTAAAGTGTGCTTTAGTTGCAACTACTATTGCAGAGTATTTTAAGGATAAAGGTAAAGACGTATTGTTAATGATGGATTCCCTTACTAGATTTGCTATGGCACAAAGAGAAATTGGGTTAGCTACTGGTGAGCCCCCAGTTTCTAGAGGATATACTCCTTCAATTTATGCAGAGCTACCTAAGTTGTTGGAGAGAAGTGGAAAATTCAACAATGGTTCAATAACAGGAATTTATACCGTTTTAGTTGAGGGGGATGATACTAATGAACCTATTTCTGATACAGTAAGAGGAATTGTTGATGGTCATATAGTTCTAACAAGGAAACTTGCGAATTCCAATCATTATCCTGCAATAGATATAAATTCGAGTATTTCAAGATTAATGAATGATATAGTCAGTGAAGAACAAAATGACAACGCAAAAAAATTGAGAGACATACTTTCGGTATATTATGCTAATTATGATTTGATATCAATAGGTGCTTATAAAAAGGGTACAAATTTAAAATTAGATGAAGCAATTACAAAGATAGACCAAGTTAACAGCTTTTTAAAACAAGGAGTAAATGAAAAATATACATACGAAGAAGTCTTGAAATTAATGGAAGAAATCTAA
- the fliO gene encoding flagellar biosynthetic protein FliO codes for MTIAIKDLLSLVFSFVGIIFILFLTYYGTKWLSKKANFTVSSQYINIVDRIVLGQNKYLAIVEITNKYYLLSITDESINIIKELDDFKIKPKENINQDMEFKKLFSKIMKK; via the coding sequence ATTACCATAGCAATTAAAGATTTATTATCATTAGTTTTTTCTTTCGTAGGTATAATATTTATTCTATTCTTAACTTATTATGGTACTAAATGGCTTTCAAAGAAAGCAAACTTTACAGTTAGTTCTCAGTATATCAATATAGTAGACAGAATAGTGTTAGGACAAAATAAATATTTAGCTATAGTAGAAATTACAAATAAGTACTATTTGTTGAGTATTACAGATGAAAGTATAAACATAATTAAGGAATTAGATGATTTTAAAATAAAACCTAAAGAAAATATTAATCAGGATATGGAGTTTAAAAAGCTTTTTTCGAAAATAATGAAAAAATAA
- a CDS encoding motility protein A: protein MNITFIIGLVAGLGLVFFGIFNSGSNVTQVAQSFINIPSMYITFGGAFSATIMSIPLSYLKEVPKNIKVLMKGEKIDLSQYIDAIEELAREARLKGLLVLEEKVNTIELQDEFLKYCVMLIVDAIEPTKVRAQIENEISCIEARHASAWSVFDTLGSFGPAFGMLGTLIGLINMLANMDPTGGADALGKGMSIALVTTFYGTFLNNMICAPVSNRLKAKHEEEMLSKELIMEGVLSIQSGENPKYIKEKLSSYISYQERDLLLEADKEEKPKKKLKKRKNKKEK from the coding sequence ATGAACATTACATTTATAATAGGTCTAGTAGCTGGACTCGGTTTAGTTTTTTTCGGAATATTTAATAGTGGAAGCAATGTAACTCAGGTTGCTCAAAGTTTTATAAATATTCCTAGTATGTATATAACTTTTGGTGGGGCTTTTTCAGCAACTATTATGTCAATTCCTCTAAGTTATTTAAAGGAAGTACCAAAAAACATAAAGGTATTGATGAAAGGCGAGAAAATTGATTTAAGTCAATATATTGATGCTATAGAAGAGCTTGCAAGAGAAGCTAGGCTAAAGGGTTTATTAGTTCTCGAAGAAAAGGTAAATACTATAGAATTACAGGATGAGTTTTTAAAGTATTGTGTAATGCTTATAGTCGATGCCATTGAACCAACAAAGGTAAGGGCACAAATAGAAAATGAAATATCTTGTATTGAAGCAAGACATGCTTCAGCATGGAGTGTTTTCGATACTTTAGGTTCCTTTGGACCGGCCTTTGGAATGTTAGGAACATTAATAGGTTTGATTAATATGCTTGCTAATATGGATCCAACTGGTGGAGCGGATGCACTTGGAAAAGGCATGTCCATAGCACTTGTTACGACATTTTATGGAACCTTTCTTAACAATATGATATGTGCTCCTGTATCAAATCGGTTAAAAGCTAAACATGAAGAGGAAATGTTGTCTAAGGAGTTAATAATGGAAGGTGTTCTTTCGATTCAATCTGGAGAGAATCCAAAATATATAAAAGAAAAATTAAGTTCTTATATATCATATCAAGAACGTGATTTATTGCTAGAAGCAGATAAAGAAGAAAAACCAAAGAAAAAATTAAAAAAAAGAAAAAATAAAAAAGAGAAGTAG
- a CDS encoding OmpA/MotB family protein has translation MARKRKKRTKGGASWMETYSDMVTLLLTFFIMLYAMSTIDAQKYAMIVEAFAKGKEVIVEENMSESETGESEPIEIIESSDEEIDQLYIMLKEYIVENNLSESVEISKSEEYVFIRFSDDITFGGYSNKLNKSGGDILDVLAKGLGLVEDYIEEVIIAGHTAEVEKDKTKIDRKLSTDRANAVLEYLEGKNVISPAKYLAIGYGLYSPIADNSTSEGRAKNRRVEIYISRKGYPISYTNMIKNVINDSNNSKNQENNIDYQSNNVID, from the coding sequence ATGGCTAGAAAAAGAAAAAAAAGAACTAAGGGTGGAGCTAGCTGGATGGAAACATACAGCGATATGGTTACATTACTTTTAACATTTTTCATTATGCTATATGCAATGTCAACTATAGATGCTCAAAAATATGCAATGATAGTAGAAGCATTCGCAAAAGGAAAAGAAGTCATAGTTGAAGAAAATATGTCAGAAAGCGAAACCGGAGAAAGTGAACCAATTGAAATTATAGAATCATCAGATGAAGAAATAGATCAATTATATATTATGTTAAAAGAATATATAGTAGAAAATAATTTAAGTGAAAGTGTTGAAATAAGTAAAAGTGAAGAATATGTTTTTATAAGATTTTCTGATGATATAACTTTTGGAGGATATAGTAATAAATTAAATAAAAGTGGTGGTGACATATTAGATGTATTAGCAAAAGGATTAGGTTTAGTTGAAGACTACATAGAAGAAGTTATTATAGCAGGACATACAGCAGAAGTTGAAAAAGATAAAACAAAAATAGATAGAAAATTGTCAACCGATAGAGCAAATGCAGTTTTAGAATATTTGGAAGGAAAAAATGTTATAAGTCCAGCTAAATATTTAGCTATTGGATATGGATTATATAGTCCTATAGCAGATAATAGCACTTCAGAGGGGAGAGCTAAAAATAGAAGAGTAGAAATTTATATAAGCAGAAAGGGATATCCAATCAGTTATACTAATATGATAAAAAATGTTATTAATGATTCAAATAACAGTAAAAATCAAGAAAATAATATAGATTATCAAAGTAATAATGTTATAGATTAA
- a CDS encoding flagellar hook-length control protein FliK, which produces MEMNIANLLPNIGTTNNLNSNMQTNNSQGKFINLLAMLLQNKNMTSTNLSENSDADINMQNLLLGNDLNKHLINTERYNPVLPTVPNLQENQEDNTELQYDYSSMINMIYGADLTDLTGLTNSLQNFEISNNSVNFENIVNDIMNSDVRNKGNVANASNIVVNNDGTVINSNNSELFTNNHNLYSNEYQPDNLVQIDTKLEEKVLDPKLASELNKHKVVSEKTILKDNLVSIIETDKENFKEKINFQIEQMGISKTTYDFENKIIKVSDESSLLKSTVLTQIKDRIDLMYEEKSQHVVMELYPKNLGKVDIKMSFENEKLTVDIMALDKETQSILMTNVKELSSILENKMDTAVQISIKNDMLQYDTNNLNSNGQQSSYQRDTKSEYYYTESNNEDNDEVGLISEMMNLRNMKLNKVV; this is translated from the coding sequence ATGGAGATGAATATAGCAAATTTGTTGCCTAATATTGGAACAACTAATAATTTAAATAGCAACATGCAAACAAATAATAGCCAAGGTAAATTTATAAATCTATTAGCTATGCTTTTGCAAAATAAAAATATGACAAGTACAAATTTATCTGAAAATTCTGATGCTGATATAAATATGCAAAATTTATTACTTGGTAATGACTTGAATAAGCATTTGATTAATACTGAAAGATATAATCCTGTATTGCCAACAGTTCCGAATTTACAAGAGAATCAAGAAGATAATACTGAATTGCAATATGATTATAGTAGCATGATAAACATGATCTATGGAGCTGACTTAACTGATTTAACTGGTTTAACTAATTCTCTTCAAAATTTTGAAATTAGTAACAATTCTGTAAATTTTGAAAATATAGTTAATGATATTATGAATAGTGATGTTAGAAATAAGGGTAATGTTGCAAATGCTAGCAATATTGTAGTAAATAACGATGGTACTGTTATAAATAGTAATAATTCGGAGTTGTTTACTAATAATCATAATCTTTATTCTAATGAATATCAGCCTGATAATTTAGTACAAATTGATACGAAACTTGAAGAAAAGGTCTTAGATCCAAAGTTAGCATCAGAGTTAAATAAGCATAAGGTTGTCAGTGAAAAAACAATTTTAAAGGATAATTTAGTATCTATCATTGAAACTGATAAGGAAAATTTCAAGGAAAAAATTAATTTTCAGATAGAGCAGATGGGAATTAGTAAAACTACATATGACTTTGAAAATAAAATTATTAAAGTAAGTGACGAATCATCTTTATTAAAATCAACTGTATTAACTCAGATAAAAGACAGAATAGATTTAATGTATGAAGAAAAATCGCAACATGTAGTCATGGAACTATATCCTAAAAATTTAGGGAAAGTTGACATAAAAATGAGCTTTGAAAATGAAAAACTTACAGTTGATATAATGGCTTTGGATAAGGAAACACAGAGTATACTTATGACAAATGTTAAAGAGCTTTCTAGTATCTTAGAAAATAAAATGGATACAGCTGTGCAGATATCTATTAAAAATGACATGTTGCAATATGATACTAATAATTTAAATTCTAATGGGCAACAAAGTAGTTACCAAAGAGATACTAAAAGTGAATATTACTATACAGAAAGTAATAATGAAGACAATGATGAAGTCGGTCTTATTTCAGAGATGATGAATTTAAGAAATATGAAATTGAACAAAGTTGTATAA
- the fliM gene encoding flagellar motor switch protein FliM: MAEILSQSQIDELLNNLNSGDIDIQEIDVKEKKVKEYDFRSPKKITKETVKLIKGVFENYCRSLSSNLTSVLRLLSDVTIEQVEESIYQEYNNALDDYVLMGLVNVKYIDDTISDHQILMEISKPLSFVIIDRLLGGSGEEYDNIRDYTDIELSLLSNLFNQLVKPMGFSWEGTISMETEFEKIETNSRFIQSINYNDTVVVIVLNATLNHVTGKITLCIPTDLIDEIFKKAEIFSKNNKKKNEHDEISQRDSIMDTLKTSKLTVAGVLGNTQASLFELLNMQAGDVIILDKGADSDVDVRVDGEKWFEGKWGVKKNKNVIKINNIIR; the protein is encoded by the coding sequence ATGGCAGAAATATTATCGCAAAGCCAAATAGATGAGTTATTGAACAACTTAAATAGTGGTGACATTGATATACAAGAAATAGATGTTAAAGAAAAAAAAGTTAAAGAATATGACTTTAGAAGCCCAAAAAAAATAACAAAAGAAACTGTAAAACTTATAAAGGGCGTTTTTGAAAATTATTGTAGGTCCCTATCATCAAATTTAACTTCAGTACTAAGGCTATTAAGTGATGTAACTATTGAACAAGTTGAAGAGAGCATTTATCAAGAATACAATAATGCTCTTGACGATTATGTACTTATGGGTCTTGTTAATGTGAAATATATAGACGATACTATTTCTGATCATCAGATATTAATGGAAATTTCAAAGCCATTATCTTTTGTAATTATAGATAGGCTTTTAGGTGGAAGTGGAGAAGAGTATGATAATATTAGGGATTATACAGATATTGAATTATCATTATTAAGTAATTTATTTAATCAACTAGTTAAGCCGATGGGATTTTCTTGGGAAGGAACTATTAGTATGGAGACAGAATTTGAAAAAATAGAAACAAATTCTAGATTTATACAATCAATAAATTACAATGATACTGTAGTTGTTATAGTTCTTAATGCAACATTAAATCATGTTACTGGCAAAATTACATTGTGTATACCTACAGATTTAATTGATGAGATATTTAAAAAGGCAGAAATCTTTTCTAAAAATAATAAAAAGAAAAATGAACACGATGAAATTAGCCAGAGAGATTCAATAATGGATACACTTAAAACTTCTAAGCTTACAGTGGCGGGAGTACTGGGTAATACTCAGGCATCTCTTTTTGAACTATTAAATATGCAGGCAGGAGATGTGATAATACTAGACAAAGGAGCAGATTCTGATGTTGATGTAAGAGTAGATGGTGAAAAATGGTTTGAAGGAAAATGGGGAGTTAAGAAAAATAAAAATGTAATAAAAATTAATAATATTATTCGTTAA
- a CDS encoding flagellar hook assembly protein FlgD: MEINAYNQNSINSLSNSQNLNIVNPGGSSLDMQDFLNLLVAQMSNQDAMNPMENTEFVSQLAQFSSLQAMTDLSEISQQEQATSLIGKTVIVANYNEVGELVVDEGKVEKVTIYSGETNLYVNGQPYTISNVMEVKAEEKEEETNVVEETLDEILEEIKKGNRIEESSDE; the protein is encoded by the coding sequence ATGGAAATAAATGCATATAATCAAAATAGTATTAACTCATTAAGTAATTCACAAAATTTAAATATAGTTAATCCAGGCGGATCATCATTAGATATGCAGGATTTTCTAAATTTATTAGTTGCTCAGATGTCAAATCAAGATGCAATGAATCCAATGGAAAATACTGAATTTGTATCACAACTTGCACAATTTTCTTCACTGCAAGCTATGACAGATTTATCGGAAATTTCTCAACAAGAGCAAGCAACATCTTTAATAGGAAAAACCGTAATAGTCGCTAACTATAATGAAGTAGGAGAATTGGTTGTTGATGAAGGGAAAGTTGAAAAAGTAACTATTTACAGTGGAGAGACAAACCTTTATGTAAACGGACAGCCATATACTATCTCTAATGTTATGGAAGTAAAGGCAGAAGAAAAGGAAGAAGAAACAAATGTTGTTGAAGAAACATTAGATGAAATATTAGAAGAAATAAAAAAAGGAAATAGAATAGAAGAAAGTAGTGATGAGTAA
- the fliJ gene encoding flagellar export protein FliJ, with protein sequence MKKFNFSLQKVLEIKEQILESLRMEMSNFNHEKRQIELDIRNLNMKYATANTELNEKSSKSITVGEMLYYKMYMENIFKNIEDKQKEKEAIDKKIEAKRREIVDVNKEISSLEKLKEKELDKYKYELDKKEEIYIEEFVSNNKILKQYV encoded by the coding sequence ATGAAGAAATTCAACTTTTCACTACAGAAAGTTCTAGAAATAAAAGAACAGATTTTAGAAAGTTTAAGGATGGAAATGTCAAACTTCAATCATGAAAAAAGACAAATTGAGCTAGATATTAGAAATCTAAATATGAAGTACGCTACTGCAAATACTGAATTAAACGAAAAATCTTCTAAATCGATAACTGTTGGAGAAATGTTATATTATAAAATGTATATGGAAAATATATTCAAAAATATTGAGGATAAACAAAAAGAAAAAGAAGCAATAGATAAAAAAATAGAGGCAAAAAGAAGAGAAATTGTTGATGTAAACAAGGAAATTTCAAGTCTTGAAAAATTAAAAGAAAAAGAACTAGATAAATATAAATATGAATTAGATAAAAAAGAAGAAATTTACATTGAAGAATTTGTTTCTAACAATAAGATATTAAAACAATATGTTTAA